The window GTCGAGCGCTCACCGTGACGAGCCCGAGCACGTGCCGGGCTGTGCCGGCACAGCGGCGGCCACGGCGTGGTGCTCGAACGCGAGGCCATGGCACAGAGACATCAGCCCAGCAGCATACTTGTGTCGTCCTAGGGGTCAGACAATCCAGCAGGCCTCACGTCGTGTGGCGGCCAATGGTAGAACCGCTCACCGAGCGGGTGCCTCTTGTGGGGCGAGACCGTCGATACAAACCGGCACAGCAGGAGGAAGAAGCAGGGTCAGAAAGGAAAAAAGGTGAGGATATGACAATGAAAACGACAAAGACCATGTTGTTGGCATTGGCACTGATGGTATTGGCGCAAACATTGATGACACCGCCAGCCCAGGCGCAAGTCCTGACAGGCGATCAGCGCCTTGCATGCGAAGCGCTGCTGTGCTTAGCGGCGGGTGCGAATGCCCCACGGGAGTGCTCTAACGCCTTGGCAAAGTATGCGGCGTTGCAGGCACAGACGGCATTGCAAACACTCGCCTTGCGAAAAAACTTCCTGCAATTGTGTCCGAAGCGTAATGCTCTCGGAGCATGGGAAGGAGAACGACGTTGAAGTGCTAACGTGGTGGTGGCGGGAGAGCGTCAAATCTGAGCCATCTCTTGAAGTTCGCGTACAAGCGTTCCAGTTAATATTGTTTATACGTGTAAATGCCTATGAGAGCCACATTCCGATGCCAGATCGCACGATAGGAAGTCGCCCTGCTTCATAGCATCCACTCGACGCCAGCCCTTCCGGGCTAAGCACCGGTCAAGTTCCTGTTGCCCAGGCATGGGCCGATCCATTCTCGCTCCCCGAGGAGACAGACATTCATACCGGTCCCAGTGAAGCTCCTCCTGCGTTCCGCCTGGTTTGGTGTACTGAACTTCAGGAGCGCAGCCCACGAAGCCGAGCACAGCAAGTGATACAAGAAGCTTTCTGCTATGAGCAGTAGCCATGGGTCCTGCTACAGGATAATGGTCTTCACCGCACGATTGAGAGACTCCATTCTAGCAAGCATCCTGCATACAGGTGGGTAAAATGGCCTCTTGATTTATTTGCCAACGATAAAGCCACCAACATACATCAAGTTCGCAGGGAATGCCGCGAGTCTCACCTACCATTCCAGTCCATAATGCTCTTGAAAGACCACCCAGGACGCTACACCCAGTAATAAGAATCCTGCAAGATGTTTGGGCTTCAGCCCTTCGCCCAGATACAGCTGGGCGAAGATGATGAACACCGTCAACGTGATCACCTCTTGAAGAACCTTGAGCTGATAGGCGGAGAGCAGCTGATATCCAATCCGATTCGCGGGCACTTGCAAGCAGTACTCAAAGAATGCCACGCCCCAACTCGCGACAATCGCAAGCCACATCGGGTTATTCATAAACCGGAGATGGCCGTACCATGCCAGGGTCATAAATATGTTCGAGCAAACAAGAAGAAGAATGGTGAGGGCATATGTCATCGCTGTCGTCTCCTGTGTCTGAGAAAGAGGACAAATACGCCAGTAGTTTATATGGCAGAGACGCTTGTCATGCCTCTGCGAACACGTTCGGTTTCCGTCGCGTCTTTCGTCTCGGGCATTGTTACATAAAAGAGACTGAAAGCGGCTAACGCCACGGCGGCGAGCGCCAGAAAGGCCGCATCATAACTCCACAAATGCACCACGTAGCCTGCCGCGACATTGCTGAGTGCGGCACCAATACTTTGCGCGGTCGCAATGGCCCCTAGGGCGAGATTGTACCGGCCGGTTCCTTTCGTGAGATCGGCGACGACCGTCACCCACAGTACTCCAAAAATCCCGGCTCCGATCCCATCCAGGAGCTGAACCAGCACGATAAAGATCGGGTCATGGCTGAACACATACAGACATCCGCGAATGGGGAGGATGGCAAACCCGATCAAGAAAATCGGTTTCCGGCCCACGCGGTCGGCGAAAGTGCCGGCCAGGGCCGCGACCGGAATCATCACGAGTTGCGCCGCAATAATGCAGGCCGACATATACAAAGACGCGCCCGTGGCTTTGCCTTCAGAGAGGAGTTGTCCTGCTAGGGGCAGCATCGCCGCATTGGCGAAGTGAAAGAGAGTAACCGCGACCGCAAACA is drawn from Nitrospira sp. and contains these coding sequences:
- a CDS encoding TrbM/KikA/MpfK family conjugal transfer protein, producing MKTTKTMLLALALMVLAQTLMTPPAQAQVLTGDQRLACEALLCLAAGANAPRECSNALAKYAALQAQTALQTLALRKNFLQLCPKRNALGAWEGERR
- a CDS encoding DMT family protein; the encoded protein is MTYALTILLLVCSNIFMTLAWYGHLRFMNNPMWLAIVASWGVAFFEYCLQVPANRIGYQLLSAYQLKVLQEVITLTVFIIFAQLYLGEGLKPKHLAGFLLLGVASWVVFQEHYGLEW